ATCTCCATACCGATCTGTTGGTGAGCCATTTCACGACCACGAAAACGCAGCGTTACTTTAACTTTATCACCATCTTCTATGAAGCGGATCAGGTTGCGTAGTTTGACCTGATAGTCGCCTTCATCCGTACCAGGGCGGAATTTAAGTTCCTTCACCTGAACAACTTTTTGTTTCTTTTTCTGCTCTTTTTGAGACTTGCTCTTCTCATAAAGGAATTTGCCGTAGTCCATAATACGACAAACTGGCGGTTCAGCATTTGGACTGATTTCAACAAGGTCTACACCTGCTTCTTCAGCTTTTTCAAGCGCTTCACGCGCGCTCATAATGCCTAACTGTTCACCGTCTAAACCTGTTAAACGGACCTCAG
The window above is part of the Providencia sp. R33 genome. Proteins encoded here:
- the infC gene encoding translation initiation factor IF-3 is translated as MKGGKRIPTTRPNRINDEIRVPEVRLTGLDGEQLGIMSAREALEKAEEAGVDLVEISPNAEPPVCRIMDYGKFLYEKSKSQKEQKKKQKVVQVKELKFRPGTDEGDYQVKLRNLIRFIEDGDKVKVTLRFRGREMAHQQIGMEMLNRIKQDLEELVTVESFPSRIEGRQMIMVLAPKKK